atacaatataaatttactgGCTGGAAGGCATGGAAACTCCCTACACCACTCTAATACACCATGTAAATGAAATATCGGTGTTtctaaatgtataatgatacaCCAGTATCTCGGGCAGAGGTGATGAGCAAAATGGTGCTTTTATTATATCGtccttgatatttttttttttataatttccttATTTATAACTGGAACTCGGCACTGGCTGTCAGTCgattattatttgtcaaaacCGTATAAGTCACTTGTGCTGTATATTGAGTGTACTTGGTCGTTACCCTCATATTCACTTCGCACGACTATAACGTCAATATTGGTGTCTATTGTTGTAGccgttgtaggtacctataatacccaTTATACTCTGTTCCAAAAGAGAAGACACCGCATATTTGCATAACAAAAGCGGTTCAGCCCGCGGCCGCCACGGTGTCTTCTCTTTagggtatatactatataggtatactattattattattaaatgcacTATACAATTTGGTCAGCGTTATACGATTAAATTATTAGTCTCAACTCTTTTGTCAGCATATAACATCTCGCTATTATTTCTGACGTACTGGTACCTATATGGCCACATATATTGTGATCTGAAGCGTATGTTATACACatattacttacctataattttcGGCGGTAAAAACATGTCCACGGACCACGAAAACCAAGTGAAACAATACATTGAAAAGTGATTTTAAAGTGACAAAAGCGGGTAGGCGGGTGTCACGctccgctgtacagtaggttacgacCAGGGGCGGACTGGTCCGGGGTGCTATAAACCAGGTAGCATCCTGCatcccgccccccccccccccccccccattcgtATTTATGATGCGGGCACCGATTACCATTTTCGGGCcctttcttaaatttaattcttgtTGTGATGTAGAACTCTTTCATAATTTtagtaagtttaaaaaaaatgtacggcCCCTAATTAATTTTGCACTCTGGACCAAAAGTAGCCAGTCCACCACatggttacaacttacaagtggatcgctgtaatggatggcgttaaatttgaactcaatgctATAAAATCGTTGTTTACgacaaacgattctgagcgaggacggtcagtcagcctataatattactataataataagtaggtatattttatgataataaattattgtgattaaagtaacaAATTTTAGTATTAAGCATTACATAGCATctactacagtaggttaaattaatttttgccaaaaaaaaaatcacatttgaaaatgtcattgtgtgtataaaatatgataatatgctctaaacgtttcatatattatactcgcgaataatatttttaaatttccactaaatgactaaaataagaaaattattgtatgagaatttgttaGTTTACGGTTGAATTACATATTCACCCGTATGTCTAGGATTTTTTGAAGCTCGTAAAAACTAATTTGACTTtttggtaacatttttttttgttaaatgtaggaAAACTAAAGAggaattttatattcaattttcaaagcgtagatataaatagaaattttttttataaatttccaacTCGACATAATTTGcctattttcataattttgatgaattttgtcagcattttaatttcagacgctcataaaaaattattatggattaacactcaacgttttttttaatttccactgtCATAAAATTATGAGGaacgttgtattacattttcaagttcctataaaattattaattattattgttgggtattttaaatactagatATATGATTGGAAAGTGTTGTTAATTGAAGCCGGTCAAGATGAAGAACAATTTATGGATATTCCAGCAGCAGCTGGAAAACTACAGGCGAGGTCAATAAATTGGAAGTACACAACGGTCCCGATGAATAATTCTTGcctatgtaagtacctatatataatattataatatatattttattattacacattgttaatatattataatacatattatattgtccattataatatcgtatacgaTTATAACATGTTTAATGAACGTTAATAATTGTTACTCGTTACACATTGTATTTTGATAGGTTTCGAAGACCATCGGTGTAAATTTCCAAGAGGAAAAGTAATGGGAGGTAGTAGTGTATTGAATTACATGATATATACGCGTGGTAATAGATTGGATTACGACAATTGGGCAGGAATGGGCAACacaggtataaaataaatatagtgaccaaatttattcattcatatattatagtatatgtatatttttgaaggTAACACGAAGTCCAGTGACCTCGTATTTAAAATAGgtcatttaagtatttaactcttcttttttttttatattggtctAGAGCCTGGCAACTATTGTATAATAGCCATTATAGCTATTGTATGGGGGTTACGGTTGTAACGGTTGCGGTACTTAGgtcattgggtggttttttcatcagtgggggagggtactgtaggttttttggTGAACACGTGTGTTTGGTCttggcagaatttcaaattGGGCAACCATATAGGTTTCTGCCATCGGGGGCCTGACCAGAGAGAGGGAGCCGCCCGTGGTCGAGATTCGAACCGGCCACGGTACGCGTCGGAACCGACGACGCCGTAGTCCGCTCGGTAACTCCGTCCCTCATTTAACTTTAACTCGTATTGTAGTTCAGTCGATTTCAGTTAAAAGgttaaattacctaaaaaaaatgtaatctctTCAAATCTGGTGACAGATGATGTGCACATGCGCATGCAATAACCCTTAGTGTAACCACTACAGCCTTAAGAAACATCAAAAAATGGGTATTTCAATATTTCCTATAGCTCCTCCCGAAAACCCCGTTTCAATCCACGATGTCACTGAACAGCGACATATGTCGTGTTACCTTTTAGAGCAGGAAACACTctgtacttataaatatatttaactgtaTCTTTACATATTTGTGCCGAGCACACATTCTTACCATATGTTCCGATATTAAAGGATGGAGCTATGATGACGTTCTGAAGTATTTCATGAGATCGGAAAATTCAAACGTGTCTGACGCGGACCAAGGCTACCATGGACAGGATGGGTTGCTGTCGGTGACCGACGTACCATATAGGACTCCCGTAGCGAAAGCTTTTGTGGACGCTGGATCACAGATCGGATTGCCCATCATAGACGTCAATGGTGAAAAACAAATTGGGATCAATTATTTACAGGTGATTTGAAGTTAACGAATGGTTATAAGACGTACATAGGGAAcggatttcaataaaaatttaatttttttctgcacAAAATTAGTTGCGTATATTTGCAGAggattaaaaaatgaaaattttgcGTTTTTagaacttttattattattgttagaacatttttttacatttcggGATTTCCAAGACAAAGGTATACTAGCGTCTAGCTCTTTGATGCGACATCGCCGTGGTGTGTGGTAATGTTGTAATGTTGTGTTGGTCGCATATTATAGTCATTGACTCCACGGAAACGATACAACTAATACCTCCACAGCCGCCACGGCATTTAAAATGCCGAAAATGTGTTTGTATAGATTATGCatagtttacaataattaataagtctTCCTAAAAATGATTGGTAATTAGAAAACTACAAAGCTTACCCATGTATTTTTCACCTTAAAAAAATTGACACTCTTTgcaactttaaaatgtatttatttatttattcagccAAAACAAttgcaattaaataattacaataaaataaattaataatagccgATACGAATGCCAACTGAGCTATATAAGCTCGTATATCTGGTGTACGGAGTTCAACGATATTACAATTCGTTTAAGgtaaaatacttatacaaataaaaatataatataattaaataaacataacatgataaaaaaatctttagaaacaaaaatttaCATCAGCATTACATATTATGGgtacgtataaaaatattatacgatattatgtttAGACATATTgactttttatgattttattgataCATACATTATCATCGAGATcactaactattttatttattgcctttttttatttgatttttcttcattttattaattattcactcAAGCCATAAGTATACTACTCTTGGGTAGTTCCTTAAAACCATGTTAACTCACGTTAAAATCACCATAAACACCGCATATATGCCTATTGTAAAAAaccttacagattgtatattttctaaataaatgttaaaaaaaaaaaaatattgattaatatatcaTTTGGTATTTGTTGGATTGGATTTCGCATAAACTTTTTATAAGACTCTTAACTTCGTTATTTAAACTGCTGAAAATATAGTTTTCCCCGTGTAATTACAGGACAATTTCTAGAACTAGTCAATAAAGTATAATACGACGGTTTAATGTATTTTCCTGTTCTTCTGTCTATTATTTCCGTAGCATTGAGTGTAAGGTTCTGTATGGATTCAACTACAATTTGcctaatgtataatttataaacggataatattatattagtacggTTGAATAATTCCTCTGATGGGTATTGGGTAATGGTAGGGAGTATGCTACTTTTACAATCATTTTTTGTGTAGTGTGCAATGCATTGATATCTGTTCTGTCGGTGCCTCCCCAACATGTTACTcgaatacctacattatattattattacctgagtcttaatattatgtacctaacaaGTTTGCTTttcagtttttttgttattcaacataattaatgaataatctAAAATCTTGTTTAATTATTTCCTAAAACCCTAGGTTAACATATCAGATATTAATCCTGTTTTTAATCATTGATAGAACCATGCAATATTGGAATAGTTgttagaattataattattgttagtatAGCCGGCGGGTACCAACAATTtggaactaaattattaaatatatatatatataaaaaaaatatttatatataaatactttaatttacatattagtatataataataaaatatatagctattaaataaaaaatcatagtgccactttaaaataatgtattgctcgaatataatattatggttatattataaatacaaaattacattttttttttattatgattaattcaGGTTATTATCCGATCATTACagtatataaatagatattataatggtacaataataaaaacaattttttttattaagtgtaAGGTACTAAGGTGTAACAGGATGacttgccaaaaaaaaaaaattatgcttcttaaacgtatgacaaaaatggTGAAAAtgatatgattaataaatattaaagaaatatactcatgtcaggaaattcccgaaaataatattttgaaaaaaagatatcacgttctaaattaaattactcaaaaaaatattgaaatttaaaaaaaattctataagtCAGACCACTtgacttatataaatgtttttaccatcataaaaattgttattataatcaaatctgaaaattggctattttgaacttttccaaaaaatttgaatcaaaattttcagtattaaaaaataaaattttttgtttatattatacgtgtagcacaagtgactataaattaaatatatataaaaaatttaaaaatactgattagaacaaaagctatttcatctgtcaggtcttcctgttacaccctgtatatagtcGTGTAACTtgaatacctataatgtaaGTGAATGACCATGCTATGAGGTACTTTTACTTGTTATGAAATCGTCTAGACAATAATTAACACAAacagaattaatattaaaatctaaaatctaaaattgttacataatattcttaacataactaaataatattgtacaaacatTGTTACAAACTTAATATCACGCGAGTACCTGTATTATCGTGtacttttaagttaaaatatagttttaagttaCAATGatttgataaagatttaaaaaaatacttaaatcgtTATCAAACCATAACATTTGTGAATACCTACGTAATACGTTggttattttgtaaacatatttataatttttataaatataaatacgaccaCTACACTGTAATGACTTTTTACATTTACTGTTTTGTAGCctgcatattatgcattataatttataggtactaaaatgaTTATGAACTAATTTATGAACTGTTGAgctatataataaaactaattttcatacttaaacattattttaggtTACTATGAAAGATGGTCGTCGTTGTAGTACAAATACAGCTTTTTTGCTTCCAACAAAAACGAGATTGAACTTACACGTGAAAAAGTTTAGCACCGTGACAAGAATAGTAATAGAAAAAGGTACAAAAAAAGCAATAGGAGTAGAATTTGTATCAAATCGCAAAAAATATAGAGTATTTGTACGCAAAGAAGTAATTATTTCGGGTGGAGCCATAAACTCGCCACAGTTACTCATGTTATCGGGAATTGGACCTAAAGAACACTTGAAAGATGTGAAAATTCCATTGATACAAAACCTGCCGGTTGGTGAAAATCTGATGGATCACGTGGCGCTGGGTAGTTTGAGCGTTTTGATTAACGATACTATTTCATTAAAACAACAGAGATTATTGAGAGATCCacttaatttatacaattttctcATACATCATAACGGCCCATTAACAATACCGGGTGGTGCAGAAGCATTGGCATTTTTCGATTTAGACCAACCGGGGTTTACTGCGGATGGCCATCCAAATTTGGAATTACTATTAGTATCTGGTCTGTACTCGGGCGACGAATCAACGCACAAGTTGTTCGGCTTAAAAACAgatatttacaacaaaatttaTAAGCCCACTGAAAAACTGGACGGCTTTACGGTGTTTCCGATGATTATGCGACCGAAAAGTAAGGGTCGTGTATGGTTGGAAGACGCTAACCCCTTCCATCACCCGCTGATCGATCCCGATTACTTTTCCGACGAGACGGACTTGGACGTGGCCGTGGCCGGAGTACGGATTTTCCAACAAATGTTGAAAACCGACGCGATGAAGAAGCTCGACGCCACGTTATTCGACACCCCGTTGCCCGATTGCGTTCGACACAAATTCGACACGGACGCGTACTGGAAATGCTCCGCGAGACAAATCAGTTTTACCATCTATCACTTGTCGGGCACGTGCAAAATGGGACCGGCGGGTGACCCCACGGCCGTGGTCGACCCCAGGTTGCGGGTGCACGGCATAAGCGGGTTGAGGGTCATCGACGCGTCGGTCATGCCGGAAATACCGGCAGCACACATCAACGCTCCGACGATTATGATCGGCGAGAAGGGCGCGGACATGATTAAAGAAGACTGGGGTATTGGCATATAGTgttgataataattactatctataatatatattaatttataaaaaaattatttgaacatcAATCGTTTTACGAAGAAAtgtcaattttattgatatttgtttattactcGATGACATCGTGCAAAGTTACGGAATCGTGTAGATTTTAAtgatcgtttataatattatttatattacatgtatGAACGCAATATAGTCGATTATgcaaatttaatgtttataattacaaaTCCGCGTGGTTTGGTTTTGCGATGTTACCACTagctgtatataggtaccaaaaactatatgtaaaaaaataatatattattttacctaacgCGTACGTTTCGTTTTATGCGATTCGTATTATTCATACGAAAActccataaaaaaaacaacaaagattttaattttcacttaaAAATCGATATTATGACCTTTAGTTGTAGTTTATTTCGTCATGATTAGATATTTAGATACGTATATTTCGATGCTAtcgtaataacataatttgtaatgCACAGTCAATGTATGTGTCACATAAGACGTAGTTAAACATGTCTCTTGTGACACGCATACATTGACTATAATATGATGCATACGGGTACATCGGGGTATAAgagttgtttaatattatttatatattatatctattatattttggatgcgataaatatatatgcatatattgattttacaatgatttttttgtgCGTCTGCGTACATAGGCTATAGTCGAAATACTGATTCGACTTTAATCTTCAAGTGTTCGTGATGGTATCAAATTGGAatatttagtttgtaattttgaaatgtcgcaacatttaaaattgaaaaatctagaaagacaaaagaaaaattaaggaaatacAGGAATATTATCAcacaaaataagtttttatcaaaatcgatattatttttttgatgtagGTAACTCAAGAGAATAACCGAAGAGATAATCGACATTTCCACgaaacgtttatattttgaatttttgattttttcggcTAATCATAGGCAATACAGTTTTTTTCGTTGGGACAAATTGCTTGAAATTTCAATACAAGGCTCTTCGcacattgttatataattttaaaattattaaaaatacatataggcaagatttttttataagtatttatagttcaaatttcgatagaatatgtattatattattgaaaatttataaaatgtccaaTTTTAGATATTGAGCGGAGCGGGTattttggttttacaatgatgtgtgtttttgattttgttatttatttttatgtctgtcattaccttttggGGCACTAGAAATggtttgattttcaacttctctgtatcttgttcgatggaaaagtaaatctagttggtgcttcgggaggtgaaaatttaaaattatatgaaatgtaataatacatttataatctatatacaaatatgataataaacaaactataataatcCAACTTAACCGGTTaccgtaataataacaatataaatataatatagaatatccTATAGGGCGcataggctgacaaaccgttttcgctcagaatcgtttttcgtatttacaatgataatataatgtcattgaattcgaatttaacaccatccataacagtcaTACTTGTAACCTAATGCACAGGCAGAGTGACTTCCATTTACCCGctatttatagattaaaaatgttaaataatgtcCAAGTAATAGTATAGTTCACACCATAGGCGGACCCAGAGTTTTACATTTGAGTGTGCCCGgccttttttttcttcttgtttttttataatgcaGAGCTGAAGCTATATAGACAAATATTGACCcacaatatgaatttttttttagctcatAAATGTCTTCCATAGGACGGTATATAGAATAAACTAAagttaataattctattttaaatatccGACCATTGTTCTCTGACCAATACTATGTATAACCTTATGTCcttattgtataacataatatttacctatattatggctATTAgctgatacaataatatacaatattactatatggggggacgaggtggccgagcggtctaacgcgacggattcggcacagccggtccgagttcgatcctcgaccactgggcggcatttttctccgtgcaagtcacggtgtccggagaataagtgccgccatccccccaaacctacgggtgccccattagaaattctgccaaacacaacacacacgtgtaccaacctacccaatataaaaaacctacagtgccctccccacacccaatggccaatgctgccgcgggttacccaatataaaaaaaaaaaatattactatatttaatgtGTAAGTAGACATTGTtacttatgataatttattgtttaatcttttaatatattaatttataaattattattatatatttattactaaatcaaCTGAAACAAcactagtataatttatttttgatacagatgtattttattaacttatattttatagtaacaaTCGCCTTTGAAATGGcacaaaacttttaaattctTCCATAACCTTCAGAAGCTTCAACATGTAAGTTAATTCCTGTTCGACATAGAGGTTCTTACTTGTTTTACACAAAGTtaacgataatataaattacggtGTCTGTGAGTTGTTCGAACCACGACATCGCGTTAAATGAAATATACCAAACTTGAAACTACCAAAGTATTATTTCTTAACCATCGATATCAGCGCGGTGTCGGTTTCTGAGAAAAGGCAATATTTTTTCGCTGAAAATAGTTATCACCGTTTGGCGTCCACTACTGTAATTATACCGAAGTTTTCGTGTCAACGACAAtaacattgaatataatttaagaaataatgcCAGTCGATAAACAAATACGTTGAAGTGATTTAAAGTCTAAACATCCAGGCTTCATTAACAACGTAAAATAAGTATTGGTAAAAAtacatgcaattattattttagagaattattctcgaggttaggttaggtttcacgaagtttatactaataaaaaactgaaattcaataaatgtgtaggtaaaaaaattaatgtatattattaaatgttataagtttttttttacatcaggGTGTGCCTCGGCACACCCGGCACACCCCGTATTTCCGCCTATGGTTCTTACTGTaaacatctaaaaaatatataaacacagttttttttatagtaatttgaaGTTCGAgtttggacgaaattatatatttaaacgcgattttagttttgtgttataatttgaaattattattcggAGGCACTTgataaacgtttaaaatatattactgtattattatattttatacacacaatgacatttttaaatgcaatgtctttgataacaattatttcaaattattactgttttactaataaaaatataaattactttaatagcaataatataacataaaatatactcgataatattatatataggctgCTAGTCcgccttcgctcagaatcgtatttcgtatataatgattatatattatttaaatttaacacatccactacagtgacccacttgtaacctactgtacagcagtgcGATACCCACTTACccaacttttagattctgagtggaacgatgaatgtattgattttacaatgatgtgtgttttttttttttttatttttgtgtctgtctcaccttttaggacagtaaaagggCTTGAATttccttcaacagtaacttttctgataggaaagtgaatctagttggtactttggggggtcaaaagtaaaaatttcccagtagttttcaaaagcgacgtgaaaaacaaaagaaaaatgaaggaaaaacgggaaatttttcagtatttcctatacaccataaaattttgaaaatattttgactctttttgagctgtttacggacattgtcaatttccattttttttagtttttttttctataaatatcaataaaattttatctgttgagtaaaaaagcttgaaaatttaatagaaggctcctaggttattgtttcaaaggcagatgaaaaaaaattaaaaatccttagtcacagtttttatttataagcatttaaagttcaaattttgacaaaatacggaaaagtcacgaaaattagcaaattattttgagtagagaattcataaaaatttttctttttaaatctaagatttgaaaatgtaatacaagattatccataagtttgtctacctttatcaaaaaaaaaatgtctacaagaaacttaaattaaatttttatgagcgtctgaaatttatatttttacaacatttgatattcacttgatttctcatgtaacaattttcttattttattgtaattgaaaaacgaatgactgtagatact
The Metopolophium dirhodum isolate CAU chromosome 7, ASM1992520v1, whole genome shotgun sequence DNA segment above includes these coding regions:
- the LOC132948300 gene encoding glucose dehydrogenase [FAD, quinone]-like, giving the protein MKSNFCLIFCLVGYISHKSGSAVLEPAQRHHTVKRETTVEQDDYIIMDMKYDFIVVGAGSAGTVVANRLSEIYDWKVLLIEAGQDEEQFMDIPAAAGKLQARSINWKYTTVPMNNSCLCFEDHRCKFPRGKVMGGSSVLNYMIYTRGNRLDYDNWAGMGNTGWSYDDVLKYFMRSENSNVSDADQGYHGQDGLLSVTDVPYRTPVAKAFVDAGSQIGLPIIDVNGEKQIGINYLQVTMKDGRRCSTNTAFLLPTKTRLNLHVKKFSTVTRIVIEKGTKKAIGVEFVSNRKKYRVFVRKEVIISGGAINSPQLLMLSGIGPKEHLKDVKIPLIQNLPVGENLMDHVALGSLSVLINDTISLKQQRLLRDPLNLYNFLIHHNGPLTIPGGAEALAFFDLDQPGFTADGHPNLELLLVSGLYSGDESTHKLFGLKTDIYNKIYKPTEKLDGFTVFPMIMRPKSKGRVWLEDANPFHHPLIDPDYFSDETDLDVAVAGVRIFQQMLKTDAMKKLDATLFDTPLPDCVRHKFDTDAYWKCSARQISFTIYHLSGTCKMGPAGDPTAVVDPRLRVHGISGLRVIDASVMPEIPAAHINAPTIMIGEKGADMIKEDWGIGI